TTTTGCGCTAAAAAGAGTATTAATACGATAAAGAAAAAATAAAGCTGAGCGTTGGTTAGCTACACGCCTTGCTTCTAGCAGTTGACACTTTACTAAGTTGAGGCTGATTCTAAAGCACATTAAGTGCCGATCCGCTATGATGAGGAAGTAAGCGCGTCAAAATGAGTGAATATGAAGTACCCACTTGGTACCGTATCTAAGCCTGTCTCAGGTAAAGAAGCTAGAAGGCTGGCTCGCGCAGTAAAATCTGATGGCTATGTTGCTAATGAAGCGGCGATCGCTGTAGCAAAACGAATCGCTGAACGCCGTCGTCTGAGAGAAGCTACTCAATTTACGGTTTAATCCACTGTTAATACAAATACCATTATAGATAGCTCAAATTAGAGAAATATTTCAGAAGATATGTTACTGAAACGTTTAAACAGTCTATTCACTACTTAGTTGTCTGTTTTTCTATACATCTTACGACTTCTAGTTAGGAGTCAGTGCAAGTTTCTTTGATGAGCAGAAAGTTCAAACCACTTTTGAATAGATCTTTTATAACCATTTGGCATTTTCAAAAAATTGACTTCTTCAAAAGTAAAAAGACCTACATCTTTGTGTTCTGGACTATGAGTCACTTCAGAAAAAGGCTCAGGATAACAACCATATGTAATAATTAAAACAACAAACTCTTCGGAAATTTGATAAACCCAGGTATCCAAAAGAGGTCCTGCCTTCACATTTAATCCCAGTTCCTCTTCAATCTCTCTTACAAAACAAATTTCGGGTTCTTCCCCCAGTTCAAGCTTACCTCCTGGTAATTCCCACTCATCTCGTTCATTTTTCAATAAAACAACTTTTGATTCCTTAAGAACTACACCTTTCACTGATACAGGAAACCTATAAGCCTGAGTATCTTGAGGAAATGGTATCTTGTGTTGAATATTTGTCATTGGTATAAGTTTGCAAATATTAGTTGAGAATGATTTTTTTAAATTATCAAATTGATAATTCGTCAAAAACTTTGCTTAAATCTATGTAAAAATAACATTTTTTGCTCAAATTATACCACTAATTTTCACCTCCTAAAAACTAAGAATCCTGCCTCTTAGGTTTACGTGCAAACAGTTGAAATGCCTGAGCACGATTATTATTCATTGTCACAACATTAAATTCCTCGAACTTTATCTGTTCAAATCCTGATGTCAGGAATTCTATCCATGTTAGATCGTGATGTCTGAGGACAACATTTTCTGGTAATTCAAAGATGCCATAAATTCCGTACTTATTTTTGAAGTCATCATAGCGTTTCAAGTTTCGTTCATCTGTTTGTAAACAGAGATCGCTGATATAAAGCAAGCCTCCGCTTTTCAGGATGCGATTTAGCTCTTGGATTAATGCAATCTGAGCTTGATTATGAGGGATACAGGTTAAAACTGTGAATAGCAATACCGCATCAAATTCCCCATCAACATAAGGTAGTCGTGGTGATAACACTACTTTAAGATTGAGATGAGGATATAAACAACGACCCTTTTCAATCATGCGTTCTGAGAAATCCACACCCTCTACATATTGATAACCATGCTCTACAAGAGTATTAGTGATGCGACCGTAGCCGCAACCGTAGTCTAAAATTCTTGCATCCTGGTTGAGAAGTTGC
This genomic interval from Scytonema hofmannii PCC 7110 contains the following:
- a CDS encoding class I SAM-dependent methyltransferase, which produces MTIYKLDDMESLEVNFYKMAFDYQLKYWNSLGSTKTFSHPVNFDGLKQLLNQDARILDYGCGYGRITNTLVEHGYQYVEGVDFSERMIEKGRCLYPHLNLKVVLSPRLPYVDGEFDAVLLFTVLTCIPHNQAQIALIQELNRILKSGGLLYISDLCLQTDERNLKRYDDFKNKYGIYGIFELPENVVLRHHDLTWIEFLTSGFEQIKFEEFNVVTMNNNRAQAFQLFARKPKRQDS
- a CDS encoding NUDIX hydrolase, whose amino-acid sequence is MTNIQHKIPFPQDTQAYRFPVSVKGVVLKESKVVLLKNERDEWELPGGKLELGEEPEICFVREIEEELGLNVKAGPLLDTWVYQISEEFVVLIITYGCYPEPFSEVTHSPEHKDVGLFTFEEVNFLKMPNGYKRSIQKWFELSAHQRNLH